The Salvia miltiorrhiza cultivar Shanhuang (shh) chromosome 2, IMPLAD_Smil_shh, whole genome shotgun sequence DNA window TTGAAGAAGAAAGGGGAATGCGATGTATGTTGTACGTACAATTCAGGTGCAATTTTATTCATAATATTGAAATTtgactataatttatttaataatgtgaAGGGACAACAGTTGATTTGTATCATCTACAATGACTATTGTAAAATATATGCATCTGTTAACAAAACTATTAAAATAATGTTGAGgggacaaaaaaaatatattaaaatgtcCAAATATAGTTTGGCAAATTAAATGCGGGGGTGCAATTGCAAATGGGGTTGAAAATGTCCGAATATAGTTTTAAAAGaatttaaaacaataaaatggGGTGAGAGAGGCTCGAACTCTCTCTCGACCTCAGGATTTCTCAATGACGCTATGAGACCTACGCACTAGCCAACTGCGCCATCACCCCATGTGTTTGAAAACTAAACAATGAAGTAATGCCACAACCACTTCATACAGCAAATGAAGCATTTCAGCAACCACCAGCTGACTTCCAAATACCTCACTCACCGGTGTATACATATCCTGAAGCACCACCACACCAGCCAGCGGCTCCAGCagtgtcacgaccgcacttgctaaggatagcaaattcgggaaaaaccgcgactaagggagggaatttaggagcgggatttagaaagggcatattcgttttcttgatgactcgacttgtataaagaaaacaatcgaaatatctagatatcaacgaaggccacaagggaaacgaacataatattatcccaaaacggggtactcaatggttttagtacattattaaataatacatattgtttgacaaatgacataatatcttaacataatcagtgttcgcagcggaataacaataacttgagtatatgtatgaagacatatactctactctgaggttctcgtcctaaattgacaaaagctccgcttgcacactacatcctcgatcacagctcaacctgcacatttaaaaatacatgcagggctaagtacaaaagtacttagtggacacttgccgaaatttacatacatgcataatattttattgtcaagcctttcaacagtagtaagatacgagggttttcctttaaagactcgtatttaccaaacataatatcatttctttcatcaataacccgcgcaggtattttatatcattaatcaccatatcagtaactcgtgccgagagggaggcctccctctacggacactatgatcggccaacccgctagatgactcacgatcacaaggtgtacactaattccgaagggatttgcggtcccatccagaatccgaattcgattaacatcagataggcaattaataataaaacataaagcatttaggcattgacaatatcatttaaattcataagcataaagtcttaacaattctaatataaaattttagtttatacgtagaaaacctacctgaatagcagactcacggtttagctctaactctggtgcttgacctttaatccgagaaaataaaataagattctaattctcgaaaaatctcaataaatgaggatgcgtgaaatgattatgcatgactcatattcctttaattaaattatgagatgttaatcctatttaaggaattaaagctcgtcttatgaggtcggattattaatctttaataatctacttatcttaaaataatctaattcacttactaattaataattagtaagtcttaaaatcttctctaattaaacttaatagaataattatgaagacccaattaaaataaaataatcaaggcccaaaaggaatttaattcgagcccaaaagaacaaattcgaagcccagtgcattaataaaattaggcccaacatcaattaaattctagagcccaacaaatgaggcccaagataataaaatcatgaagcccaataagtgagcccatcatcacccttaaaaataattagtaaattttaatattaattactaattaaaataattaggattaataaagaggcctaaaataattattcttattggttaaataaataaatttcattggacttaatcaattaaatcgtaggagcccaagtaatataaattcgagacccattattaataaataataggagtctaagtaataattaatgtggactggaaagaattaatcttagtccaatagacactttaatcggcccaaatgacgaattaacagctgggctgaactaaacaaatctgaaacaggcccaatagaattaaataaattccagcccaagaacattaaataaattcggcccagatagaaataaaaatatggcccaatgaattaatccccggcccaacaaataaaatgaactagGCCCAATAAGAGAGTccaaaatcggcccaaacccggctgaaacccggcccaattGAGAAAGGCCCActcctctctatctctctctctctctaccgacattcactcttctctctctcacaatatcagttctctctctctctctatcctcaCACTatcgattctctctctctctctatcctcaCACTACCATCGGCTCTCTCTCCCTTtgttcggctgagggcggcgccgcctccggcgcgccgcctcgccgtcgcctccgctctctctctcactgctcatcatctctctctctcgctcgattccggccgcctcttctccctccaagatctgccgccgccgcctgctctaACCTCGGCGAGAATCGCCGGCTCCGACGCCTTCCTCACTCATCGCCTCCTCCTTCTCACCTcaacctctatctctctcgctctctcggccgctggacccaggcgcagcagacaccaccaccgcggtgtgccgccatcgccgggccgccgcctgctccctcatcctcgcggcagatccgccgccgccgttcaacgccacggccgcctggagctgctgctgttcgcctgaggtcgacggatctggccttcAGTCGTTCGTCTCGCTCGGAGTTCCCGCTGCCGTTGGcttgcccggagtcgccgccgactgcagctgcttcgccggagtcgcggcctggagttgctgcaggctcgtccggtggtcagtggctcgctggaggagcgccgccgccggccgctgctgttggcagcaagagcccggcagccacctctcccggagccgccgtcgccgtgagtcgcagagctccgacaatccaccatcctttctctctcgttttatcactcacgataggttcgtaaatttgaataatttttcagaaaactcaactttgtataaagacttgattttggaatgaaaacttggttttctgtattattattTTCCTAGTGGTGAAAGAGTGCAGCCTGTTCTTGCTTTGCATAAGAGTTATTGGTGTTTGCAATATAAAGAgtgtaactttgctaagttcaTTATGCCTACAATGGTTTTCTATCATTGtgaaactgatcatgctttggtatgaatgctttactggaatggatatttgagatagaatcaataccttgaatgtttgtgttgGTTGTTGAATGAACTGCTCGTTGGTGTTGAATGAAGCAAgaattaactgatacttgaaaatttctttggcagagaatgatgaaaacgTTTAAGTGTGGAATGGGTATGAGATGAGgattaatagctgctgaaatctgaaaccaaatgaaggtgttcgggtgtgaaaattttgcaaatatgctgctggagctggagtcaaagaaGAATATTACACAGGCGTGGAGctggagtaaaaaaaaatgtccagaatagatggctgagcatgcgcttaagggatagctgcagatttctttcacacacatacactattcttttttttttttaagtgttggtagatagatagaaaaataggggtttgtaaagtgaagtataaacagaaacaataattcttgtcttggaattcctatatctgtaatattgtattgcattttttttttaaataaaatccagctaccgggttttgttaatatcgcgtgtttatgaaactactcgatatctgcttcctttcttagctagaataaattctaaattaaatccgtagatttaattcttcataaaccggaataaatcacgactcaagaaataataatagaaaaataattctattgtgattaataaataacatgacttaactaagtcagttatgaatctgaaataaataattattggcttactcaataattctcatcgcggttttatttacgcgaagctactgacttggtaataaaataataatcctgcttaattagaatataatccagtgtcataagttgaatttaaataataaataattactgggtttaaatataataaaagagcgggttgttacatactacccctcttaacaaaaatttcgtcccgaaatttgcatacctatgtgaaaagttctgggtatttttctttcatctggtcctcaagttcccacgttgcttcttccggtccatggtgtctccacagtattttgactgacgcgatcgatttattcctcaactcttgcacctttcggtccaaaatggcttcaggtttttcttcgtacgtcaagtctgggttaagaatcatttcatcttggtgaatcacgtgtttggggtcaaacacgtaccgtctcagctgtgacacgtggaacacattgtggacgtttccaaagctaggtggcagtgccaacctatacgctacgggacctattctttcaaggatctcataaggtcctacaaaacggggtctcaacttacccttaacaccgaatctaacgatccctttcgagggtgatattttaaggaaaaccttgtctccaatctgaaattgtagttcagttcgtcgggtatcagcataagacttctgtctgtcctgagcctctttaattcttgctctaatctggcggatggtctcaatcatctcgcttactgcatctggcccaaggatttttctttcacccacttcatcccagtaaagtggtgatctacacttccttccatacaacgcctcataaggtgccatatcgatggttgcctggtaactattgttgtaggcgaattcgattaacggcagcactgattcccaacttcctcctcggtctagcaccactgtcctcaacatatcttcaagggtctgaattgtcctttctgattgtccatctgtttgagggtgaaaggcggtgctaaagtttaatctcgttcccaactctttctgtaaactgatccaaaatctagaagtaaattttgaatctctatctgaagtaatggatattggtattccatgtagccgcacaatctcacgaatgtacagttgggctagtttctccgatccatgggtaattggaatcggtataaaatgagcgctctttgtgagacggtctactattacccaaatagctgtgttgcccctatttatcttgggtagacccgtcacgaaatccatcgctatgtgctcccacttccattctggaatttccaatggctgtaatttcccatatggtcgttgatgtaaagctttcacttgctggcatgcaaggcaacgctctacaaacgaggctatatctcgtttcatcccgtcccaccaaaacttctgttttagatcttggtacattttggtacttccgggatgagcggtatagggcgtgtcatgagcttcactcatgatctcgtttctcagttcctcgttatggggaacacacaatcttccttcaaaaagaactgcgttatccgttgcctcttggtagcctcctggcgtgcctgttcggatcttgagacgaactttttccaagctctcatccgctctctgggcactgacgatcctttttctgaggtctgggacggctactagagttgcaataattgctcttgtcgttgccggtggctgaaccacttctatcttcaatttgttaaaatcccttacaagcgtgtcctcttgagtgagaagaagtcctaactcggattgagttttacgacttaaagcatcagctactacattagcttttcccgggtggtagttgataccgcagtcgtaatcctttacgagttcgagccatctcctctgtctcatattcaagtctttctgctcgaaaaagtacttaaggcttttgtgatcagtgaagatttcacatctaa harbors:
- the LOC131007825 gene encoding uncharacterized protein LOC131007825; its protein translation is MNGTNELFPTTRVSPWRNKCQNCEHAVLMSPLVPTLGATDLETNGAIGRIDATYSSGCATNLGTDVLSLSLSSHYRFSLSLYPHTTIGSLSLCSAEGGAASGAPPRRRLRSLSHCSSSLSLARFRPPLLPPRSAAAACSNLGENRRLRRLPHSSPPPSHLNLYLSRSLGRWTQAQQTPPPRCAAIAGPPPAPSSSRQIRRRRSTPRPPGAAAVRLRSTDLAFSRSSRSEFPLPLACPESPPTAAASPESRPGVAAGSSGGQWLAGGAPPPAAAVGSKSPAATSPGAAVAVSRRAPTIHHPFSLVLSLTIENDENV